Genomic DNA from Suncus etruscus isolate mSunEtr1 chromosome 13, mSunEtr1.pri.cur, whole genome shotgun sequence:
ctatctctccagcccctgttctttcttttttccaatggCTAGCACATTGACTTGATGGCTGGAACTTGAGCAGCCACCTTGGGCAATGAGGTAGAAGACAGCAAGTAAGGACAGGAAAGTGCTCAGACAGGAGAGAGGCTCTTACagttggggagggaagagaacagAATTCTGAGCTGTCCCTCATGGGCCCTTTGCCTGATGGAAAAAACAGCTTcatttcctcccctcctttcttctttcctttattcctttctttcttccatccttccctctttcttttttccttcttttccctccttccttcctaacttcctttcattccttccaccttttcttccttccttcccttcctctctccttcattcctctctccctcttttcttcctttgtattGTAAAGCTGGAAACTAAATCCAAGCTCCACACAAGTTGCAAGTTGCGCCTCCACTACAAGTCACCTTTCTGGGCCCCactaatattttgtttacttCTTCAACCCAAACTGCTGTTCAATGCACATACTCAGGGGCTCCAAACACTGGGGCTTCCCagttctccctttctcctccgtTTTGGTCATGAGAGAAAATGTCCCTGGAATCAGCGCCTGAGACCAGGCCTTTCCATTGCCCAAGTGTCTAGGAACCACTGGCCAAAGCCACTCCTGGGGAGACCTGGCAGGCAGCACAGAGAAGGTTCCAGGCCTTCACAGGCCAGCCCTGAGCTCTGCATAGCCCCTCACATGTGCGTCTCTGGCATGGTCCTGACAGGTCCCCAGAACCAGTCCTAAGTCCCTCTTGCTCTTTGCTGCTGTTAAGCCAGTCACAGAGACTTGTGGGTTGCACAGCTCACCAGTGTAGTTTGTTTGAAGGACTAAACTTTCTGCACTAAACCTATGCTCCAGAACATGCAGCCTGAGAGCTGTATGGGGCCTGCAAACTCTGTGTCTGGACCCTGGTGCAAGACAGAACAGGCACGCATGAGCCTGCAGGCTTTTCACAACCTAGCACTTGGAGTGACACACATTAGCCCTCGTGAAAGGAAGAATTCCCACTGTGCTGTGACCTCCCAAAAGGCACCTAGCCAGGGGAAGCTTTCCTGGCCCAGATTGCTGGTGGCTGAGGGCTGCTGGCTTAGACCAGAAGCCTGTGCCCCTCTGCCCTCAAATTTGCCACTTCTCCTGTATCACAGGCTCTCTCCAAGCTTCACTTGGCCATTCCTGGGGACTCGGACTCGGCTCTACCTGCGGACTCGGCTCCACCTGCGCTCACTTCTCAGTGCTCGACGGGAGGTGGGAGATGACCCTGCCTCGAGGTGAGTCCTATCTGCATATCTATGGATGGACAGGGAAGGCCCTGCTCCCAATGCCCATGAAAGTCTGGTGCCCAGGCCGGCATCCTCACCTGATGACCGTGAGGCGGCTGAAACAAGGCTGCAGCTCGCGCACACCATAGTCGCTGAGGTTGTTGTTGTCCAGGTCCAGAGCCAGGTGCTTGTGGAAATGGTTCAGCACGAAGGAGAGGGCGCTGCAGTCGGCCGAGTGGGCATTGCAGTACGTTAGCTTGAGGTAGTTGGCACAAATGCCCTTGGCCGCCAGCTGCCCTACCTTCTCGCTCTGCATCTCATAGATACAGCGTGTCATCCAGAGGAAGGTGGGCATGGCCTGCACCTGGTTGAAGCCCCCGGTCTCAACGCGGGGGAGCCCCTTCAGGTAGGTGCGCAGGCTTGCGAAGAGGTGGGCACACAGCGCCCGGCGCTTCCTCCTGAGTGCCGCAGCAGGCACCAGATGTTGCAGCAACCGCTGTCGGCCCTTGGACAGCAGCCCGCATAGGAAGAGGTTGGTGAACTGGAAGTGGTCTTTCTTCTGGAAAGGGTCTTCCCTGGCCATGCCCCGACCCCTCAGCCATCGGGGCCATGGGAGGCAGGAGCTGGCAGGGGGTCCATCCTTTCTGGGGGGTGCCCACTCTTGGAAAAAGCAGAGCATCTCCCTCGTGCCCACCTTGTCATCCACCACGAGGAAGAAGGCCGCCAGGAAAGCCTGGAGCGTCAGGTGGAAGAACTCAAAGGTGGGCTGGACTCCATCCAGGCCCAGCTCCTGTCCGGCCCTCAGAAAGCCCAGCTGCAAGTCCTGCTCCTGAATCTCAGACGCCTGCATGTCCTCCTGGCTGAAGACAAAGAGGTTTTTCTCCAGGCCCTGGCGGGCCACGCGGCCCAGGGCGAGCAACGTGGGCCGGCCAGCGCGCAATGTCTCCGTCCGGCTGCGCGTGTTGCGCTGGACCAGGCTGGTGGGCTGCGTTCGGTTCAGGTGGACCTCGGTGACCAGCAGGAAGATGTCCGTGAGAGTCAGGTTGCAGGAGGGCAGCTGTCGGGCCCGGTCGGGCGCGCCCTGGAAATGCTGGAAGCAGCGGAAGATGATCCAGCAGAAGAGTGGCACGGCGCATAAGCTGCCCAGGCTGGGGTTGGCATCTAGTTGCTCCAGGAGACGGCCATGCATGGCCCGGTCTGGGAACATCCTTTGGGAGAAGATGCGCAGGTGACTAGGAGAGAAACCTCGCAGGTGCACCTTCTTGCGCAGGAGTGGACGCGGGAGATGAGTGCCCGTGCGCGCGGTCAGCACCTTGCGGGCACCCTGCAGCAGCTTTCCAGCTAGGAGGCTGGCCAGCAGCACCAGCGGGTGTGCAGGCTCCCAGGGCGAGCAGGCTTCAGGTGCTCGGCTCAGGTCAAAGTCTGAATGCAGCTCGTCCAAGCCGTCGAAGGTGAAGAGGATGGTTTGGGGGAAGCGCAGAAGAAAGGCGAACACCTCATCGGGGTCTTGCTCCGGATAGCAGAAGTGCTGGAACAACAGGTCCTTCAGCAGCATCGATGCACTGGGCTGGAAGCAGCTGAAGGTGCGGCAGCGAAAGTGGAAGGAGAACTTGAGGCCTGTGTCCAGCTGCCCTGCGGCCCAGAGACTCTGCAGCCGCAGCAGGAGCATGGACTTGCCCACGCCTGCGTCGCCCACCACGAAAATGGTCTCAGCCTGCTCGTTCAGGACGCCCGCCACCGGGTCCAGGAGCCCCGCGACGTTGCCCAGGCTGCCCAAGCTCTCGTCGCTGAAGTTGACCAGCTCGGCTGTCGTGTCCACGTACAGCTCCTCCAGGGGCATCTCCTCCTTCTGCGCATAGCACATGATGAACTTGGAATCGCGACCCAGTTGGTGACGCAGCTTCTCCGTGTATCTGCTCACTGCAGACAGTGCACAGGGTGGTGGGGAGAGACAGGGAGAAACGGGGTCTCAGGAGAAGGTACTTACCCACctcaatttgattcccagcaccccatcctGTCCcctagccccaccaggagtgatacctgagtgaaggggcaggagtagccctgagcgacACTAAGTGTGGCCCGAGGAAACAAAGATAACAAAAAACCACCaaccccttggggctggagtgatagcacagtgagtaaggcatttgccttgccctggcaccccatatggtccccagagactaccaggaatgatttcaggtAGGTGGActctcagagtaacccctgagcactactgggtgtggccccaaaaaccaaacaaaaaaagtgggatAAGAAGTAACACCCCAATCTGCAGGGGCAGACTAGCCACCCTGCCCACTATGGTGACAGGACCAGTTCTTCGCCCCTCCGGCCACACTCCacggccaggggtctcaaactcaatttacctgggggccgcaggaggcaaagtcggggtgatccttgagtgcaaagtcagtagtaagccttgaacattggggtgtgtgacccaaacaactaaaacaaaacaaaacaaaaaaagattcctctagggcagggccacaaaacgttgtacagagggccgcgagtttgagacccctgctccacTCCATGCCTTGCCGGACCCACTTCCCAAGCTCCCACCAATGAGTGACCTGCCCTGTGTTTGCgtccccaccccagcccctgtCCCTGTGGTGACTGTACCTGGGTCTGTGTTGAGGACACTTTTGCTTTGAATGACATGTGAAGGGGAGAAGCCTATCTGGGAGATCCAGGGCCTGAGGTCCACGTAGGCATCTGTGAGCTGCTGTAGCACGTGAAGGAGGAATTCGGCCACTTCCTCGCCCTTGCTTTGCACCAGGTCCAGAATCTGACGCACCTGGGATGGCACACGTAGGAAGGCGTAAGCTGGCATGAGCGTGGGCCTGAGCTAATTCTGTTCCTGGCAGTACATGGAGCTCTGAGCAACGCCAGAGTGGTTCAACAGGGCCCCACCAGTGTGCCCCAGAGTGTAGGGCCTTGTGCTGAACTGGGTGGGGCATTCTCCTCtcatcttctcttttctcctctcccttcttctctcctccccagaAATGGGGTCAAAAGCTACTCAGAAGCCAGGGCCCAGCAGAGAGGGGACAAAGACCCCTCACCTGCAACTCCCCCCgctcaaaaaaaaaaggctttttgtACTGTTGAAAGTGCAAGGAAGAAACTCAAAGAGtgcatttctgcgtgtcctccaGAAAACCTTCCCTCTCTCAAGATCTCATTTCATATAGGTTATCCTTTAAACTGGGGAGGAGTTTCTGGTCCTTCTACTTCCCTCTTGCAGAAGGAGATAACAAAATAACAGTGAAACCCAAGTGACAATTCTCCCAGAGCCAAGAGCTGTGAGTTCCTCTCtgtgagacagccaggagtccaCAATCAGGggactttctctgtctctccaacAACTAGCAGGGTTCCAGAGTGTTAGAGACATGGAAGGAACAATTTTGTTggctttctttgttgttttattttgggctaattttttttgggggggggggggaaatgtacCTGGCTacatgcagggcttactcctggctctgccctcagggatcacttctggcaggctcagggaaccatctgggctACTAGGGAGCAAACTGAGGTCAGTCTCATGCCAGACCAGTGCCCTcctcactgcactattgctccagcccagttcTATCAGCTTTCTCACACCTATGCCTGCTTTTCCTATGTCTGAGAGTCAGGAAATGAATATTTGAGAATCCCTACCTGCAGCAAGAAAGGCTGAGAGAGGAGAGATCTTTGCTCTCATATGAGCACCGAGGTCTGATGCAGGATGCCATCTAGGCATATAGCTGAGAGCCTTCATGAGAGCAGCATCCCCGGTGAGAGCCTCACCCTGGCCCTTCCCCCTTATCCCAGCCACCTGTCCCCACACCTGGCTGGGCTTCGTGGCATAGGCGCCCACAATCTCCACGTCTTCAGCGGTGAAGTAGCCATTTTCCAGCAAGTTGTCCAGCAGGCACTGGGTGTTGCCAATGTGCGCCACCAGATGTTCCCGGTGAGTCTTCAGTACCTTCCCATAGGACTGGGCCACACTTGGTCCCTGATCCATCTCAGCAAGGCCTGGCATGGCCACGGAGCAAGTAGCAAGTGCCCATGTTGACCAGCATCACTGTGGGGGGCATGTTGTCCAGGTGGCCAGGCCCCAGAAGCTCTGAGGACTTACCTTCAGAGCCAAGGCCTTGAGGACACTGCGCCCAGTTTTCTGGTCCTATAGATTCTCCTCTGGAAACAGGAGCCAATGATGCTGAAGACACTGAGACAAGCTAAAGGAAAATTTATCACTTAGTGGCCTTTCAGGGGGAGTTAAGTCATTGTCTCTCAAGTCTTTTCCCACTGGGACCCCTTtaggcccttccttccttcctggctctCCCTGCCCCAAGTCGCAGGCTGCAACCCCACTCCCCCAATTGAGATTTTTTCCCCATGTGTTTTCATTGGAATACCCTGACTCAGGAATGCTGGAATGTAGCTAATCATCTTAAGCACacactctttttttaatatccagagcacacaccctgctttccctaatctccTTACCCTGTCTtctctaaacacagaagcacacactctGTTGTAATCCCCTCTCGCATCCTGCCctattggctgacacagagtccacacctaccctcccctaatataaatatccatttcccacctacaataaacaaTTTCTCTCTGAAGTGGCTGGTGGATCCTCCTTTATGAGTGCTCTATTCCCTTGAGATCCAACCTCACCAGTTACTTCTACATCTTGGGGTCTGACCTTACCAGCTTCGGACTAGGATCCTACAGACAATCTGTCTGTTGAGCAAAACTTTATAACATGAGATAGAGCAACAGAGATATAACTtttaggaagggagggagggaagcattGTACCTTAATCCTAGGCCATGACAGAGATGGAAAAGTATATTATTTAACAAAATCAGGGCTGGctcaatagcgcagcagtaggacgtttgccttgcatgcggctgagccagaacagacctgggttcgatcccttgcatgcacaaggtcggtggttggaatcccggcatcccatatggttccccgagcctgccaggagcgatttctgagcatagagtcagaagtaacccctgagcgttgctgggtgtgggacccccccccaaaaaaaaagaatgttgaacTTCCTGTCTGAATTAGGGGCAAAACCcaagttacattttttttcagttttgatatTTGGGGTGGAAGGgtttatgtgtctttttttttttttttttgagggattttgggccacacccggtaacgctcaggggttactcctggctatgtgctcagaagttgctcctggcttgggggaccatatgggacactgggggatcgaaccgctgtccgtccaaggctagcgcaggcaaggcaggcaccttaccttcagcgccaccgcccagccccagggtTTATGTGTCTTACCCCACAATTGCAGTTATTTCCTTTTTCATAGCAGAAAAGACCTTCAGTTATTTCTCTCctcatgcatgtatgtgtgtgtgtgtgtgtgtgtgtgtgtgtgtgtgtgtgtgtgtgtgtgtgtgtgtaaaatgaatggccaggggccagagtgattgcatagtgagaagggcatttgctttgcatgcgaccaactgggtttgatctctagtatcccatCTAGCCCTCCAAGCCTAtaaagagtaatttctaaatgtagatccaggagtaacccctgagcacctccaggtatggccccaagacaaacaataacaaaaaatagatgATCATCTTACAAGGAAAGCAGTCCTGAACCAACCACATtatttattgagaaaagttcaCACTCCCCAAAAGTTTCCTTCCAATGGCTCAAGAAGTTCCCAGACCTCTCACACTGTTAAAGATGGGCAAGACACATCTGTTCATGCCCCAGGTCTGGATCCCAGACTGTTTttccataacacacacacacctgtgttCTGTTCTTTTCCTGACCTTAGACAGAGCCTGGCAAGACCCCACACAGATACTTtccttttagaataaaaaatggtACAATTGATCAAACAAAGCAACAGATGCCCAGAGAGCCTGACCAAAGGGAACAGAAAGGAGTGGACTAGGGGATGGCATACCAGGAACCTGGCCCTCAagccagcaccacatggttctttCCCCTGCACTCTCACCTCTTGAACTGCCAATGAGGCCAAAAACAAcacacttgaagaaaaactattgTTAGTTGCTATTTCACCAAAAGTTTGCTAATCTGTTAGTTGGTTCACCCATTGCCGCTGTGAACAGTTCTGTTCACTTTGCTTTATGAAATAGTTCTCCCAAAGAACATGCTGGGCCAGAGCAATCATAGCAGGGAGGACTTTTGCCTagtatatggccaacctgggtttaatccctgtcatcccatatggccccccaaacctgccaggaatgagttctgagctcaaagccagggtTAACCCCTTAGtgctttgagcacagagccagaagttgacctggagcaccaacaggtgtcgccaactccctcccccccccccccaaaaaaaataccagttggtcatattaattttaaattacttgcTAGCAATACCTTTTTAAGTTTCTGGATTCGTTCCTCGATGTAAGAACATGTTACgacaatattttctttgtatctcttcAATTCCAATTATTTTATGGAACCTGCAAAGAGTATAAAATCATATACTGTTGGATTCactggttttcattctattcaggatatttcttctttgctgatgcttATTACACATTAGATGGAAGTACTTTTTAGATTTGTACCTTGGACCACCTGTTCTCCACTCCAGGTGTAATAAAGTCCatgggtctcagggagaaacagCTTGCAGTTTTGGTTTTCCACAACTGAGCTATCTGTTTGCTAGGAGAAGAAGGCTTGCAGTGGAAGTCCTGAACCTGTCTTATCTCCTTAAtggtgtgtggattatttcctgtgtcagtgtttgcTTTCAAACCCACATCTGCCCAATCCCCTGGGATTGGGCGATGAGGCTTTTGCTTCAGTATACAAAATGGTaaacaaaggaataaaattagCTACAAGAGAGTTGTTGGGAGGGGGCCCTCCCAAACCACATTGCCCATGGCTCACTCTTAGTGGTTTTCCAAGAGTAAGTAAGTAAAAGCCAAACCAACCTTAAATTTCTGGCCAAGTAatgactcaaaggactggagaaGATGCTTCTAGGTTAGTGTCCTGCTTTCACTTCCTTGCACTACAAAGTCCTGAGCACCCACCAGAATagcctccaagtaccaccaggtatgagccCCACACATTTACAATACAAAATAGAGCCCAAGTCAATATGGCACACAGTATGACTCTCAAAATGCTGGCTGTTATTATATAAGGCCAACCAGctaacacattttttttattttggtttttgggtcacacctggcagagctcaggggttactcctggctctacactcagaaatagctcctgacaggctcgtgggaccatatgggatgctgggatttgaaccattgtccttctccatgcatggcaaatgccttaccttcatgctatctctctggctcgcaGCTAACACATATTTTGACTCATTTCAAGTCTCAAGCCAGtccaaattttaactttattccaAATAAAATGATTCTTCTGGGCAGATATAGAAATGGAGGCccataaatatttttccaatGCTACAAAGTTCAGAACTGCCAAAGTGTCACTTGGACCCAAGGAAGCTTCAATTACATAGTCAACTAGTGGTTTAACAGAACTGCAAACAAGATAttttgagaaaaagagagaccaaAACTCTAGTTTCTTCTAAGTAGTAAGTTCAACCCTTCTGACACTTTTTCCAGGTCTAATATCTCCACTGGAAGTAATCAACCTGCTTCATtggaaattaaaagtaaaacaacAGACTTGTTCAATGGAGTTTATGATGTCTTTTCCTGTGAAGAAGCCCATTGTCCAGATAGGGAATTGTAGTCCAAAAGAAAAGCCAATTTTTCTATATCATTCATTGTAGTTTTGCATTCACAGACAGCAACTGGGAAGTGTGTTAAAACAAAGCAGAAGACTGGAGAAATGGTTTAAGCAGGAagggagcacaggctttgcataagGAAGGCCTGGGTTCTGCCCCCATAGCACAGAGtactccttgagcactgccaggtatggcctgaaaacaaaacaaatcctaaAACACAGAAAATTTTTAGCCAACCAGACTTTTATTATTTGAGAAATTAGCAGAATACAAGGATTTTCCAAGTCAATCATCATGTGCTCCCTGTTTTGTTGGCATGTCAGGACTTTCTTAGTGATCCCTGCTCTGGAAATATATGCCACCTTCTATTTCTTCCCAGTTCTTTCCTGCCCCTCACTGGTTTGGGGGTAATAACACACTGAGAAACAAATGTCAACACCCTGGTAACTTTTAAtgttttatcaaaatattaaccTACCATGGGAtcaaaaaaatagtatagtgggcagggtacttgccttattgCTGTATActcgactgacctgggtttgatccctggcacctgatttggtgtcctgagcaccaccagaactaatgacccttgagcacagatccagaagtcacccctgagaagtaacaggtatggctccaaactcAAAAATCACACATACACACCTATTTTAGGTATATTGCTATATATTTGGtgtctgtatatatgtgtatatatattcatatgggCACTCAATTATCTGAGACTAATCTATTGAgagttggggtcacatccagtcaTGTTTgggagttattcctgtctctgtgctcagaggtcactcctggccatgcttgggagaccataggttatgctggggattaaaccaggcttgacatgtataaataataaatttaattataaatttataaattataaattctctAAACCAGTGTTTcataatgaaggaaaaaaatcacttttcagaaaacaaatcCCAAAGTAAGCCACCTCTTAGAGAGTAGTTCAAAAAACACGTACCCACGGTGAGCTTTGATGCATCTAAGAATTTTCCTTGAGGAAAATTCATATTTTGTGGATGAATGAAAGGAAGTGCTTTGTCTGAGATAGAACCACCTTcacccaaaagagaaaagaacacaGGACTGCCAGAAACTTCCAAATGCCTGCAGATTCTACATGACAAAGTTTCTGCACAAagacctgagagatagctcaaaggaatgGGGTTCAATTGGCAGCAGCCAGGCCTGAGCCCTGTCCTACAGCCCTATCACTAGACACTCTCCGGAGTATCTAACCATCGGATGGCTGAGAAAGTATTCCACATTCTAGAGCAAAGCCACCTCTGCCAAACAACCCCAAAGTCAGCACaagtaaaattttctatttctctcatttcctgtTACCTAAAAGCCTTCTCCAAAAGAAGATTGCAGAAGATCCGGTGGTTGAAAACTCAGATCTTAGGTTTATAGCTTCGAGTTCAGAGAAATCAAACTTGGATGAAACAAGTTACTTTCTCCTGAGAGGAATATCTACTTTGAGTAAATATCCATCACACACACTcctgcgcgcacacacacaaacactgagTCTATCTGATTGTTTCTCATGGCCAGTCTCAGTTTTGCTATCAAGGTCATTtccagggttggggggggggggggctagaagACTGGTCGTCTGGGGCAAGCATGGTGACAATTGGCGGATGAGGTTTCCCTTTCCTTAACTCCTTCTCTTGACAATCAAGAATGGTCTATGGTTCCTAGAATCAAATCAGGAGCCACTGGAGTGATGAAGGCAGGAGGGAGGAGTCTGTCCTGCCCAGCTCACCCAACAGGctgaaggttctttttttttttttttttctttaatgtattgAGTCAACATAATTTCCAAAGTTCTTCATGGTTGAAATTCTGGCATGAAATGTTTCCACATCCACCCAACTCTTCCCCAACTCTTCCAATATTCCAACCcccatcccatcaccaatgcccatcTCCCTTCACCCATGCTCCCAATTTTCTCCCATACCCCTGTCTGATCAAAAACTatgttttcttttccctcccccccctttACACACTGTGGTTTACATCACTGGTACTGGTTGGGTTTCATACACAACCCTTCACCCTATCCCAGaaccccctcctccttccctcattTCCATAGCGCTCCCCTTATCTAGCACCCATCCCCAGTGGCATTCCTCCTCGAGACCTCTCATCACCTGCTCTTCTCATTTCCtattgcctttggacatttgttacTCCCCTACTGTGTTTTTTTCTAGCCTGCAGATGAGTGCGATCATTCTGTGTTGATCC
This window encodes:
- the NOD1 gene encoding nucleotide-binding oligomerization domain-containing protein 1 produces the protein MPGLAEMDQGPSVAQSYGKVLKTHREHLVAHIGNTQCLLDNLLENGYFTAEDVEIVGAYATKPSQVRQILDLVQSKGEEVAEFLLHVLQQLTDAYVDLRPWISQIGFSPSHVIQSKSVLNTDPVSRYTEKLRHQLGRDSKFIMCYAQKEEMPLEELYVDTTAELVNFSDESLGSLGNVAGLLDPVAGVLNEQAETIFVVGDAGVGKSMLLLRLQSLWAAGQLDTGLKFSFHFRCRTFSCFQPSASMLLKDLLFQHFCYPEQDPDEVFAFLLRFPQTILFTFDGLDELHSDFDLSRAPEACSPWEPAHPLVLLASLLAGKLLQGARKVLTARTGTHLPRPLLRKKVHLRGFSPSHLRIFSQRMFPDRAMHGRLLEQLDANPSLGSLCAVPLFCWIIFRCFQHFQGAPDRARQLPSCNLTLTDIFLLVTEVHLNRTQPTSLVQRNTRSRTETLRAGRPTLLALGRVARQGLEKNLFVFSQEDMQASEIQEQDLQLGFLRAGQELGLDGVQPTFEFFHLTLQAFLAAFFLVVDDKVGTREMLCFFQEWAPPRKDGPPASSCLPWPRWLRGRGMAREDPFQKKDHFQFTNLFLCGLLSKGRQRLLQHLVPAAALRRKRRALCAHLFASLRTYLKGLPRVETGGFNQVQAMPTFLWMTRCIYEMQSEKVGQLAAKGICANYLKLTYCNAHSADCSALSFVLNHFHKHLALDLDNNNLSDYGVRELQPCFSRLTVIRLSVNQITDDGVKVLYEEVPKYKILTYLGLYNNQITDVGASYVARILEECESLTHLKVGANKITSKGGKCLALAVKKSKFIFDVGMWGNKIGDEGARAFAEALRNHPSLTNLSLAFNGISTEGGKSLAQALQQNTTLRIFWLTKNELNDEAAVGFAEMLKVNQTLQHLWLIQNKITVRGVAQLADALQENTGLKEICLNGNLIKQEEASLFEGDKRIICF